In Candidatus Hydrogenedentota bacterium, the DNA window ATCGGCGCCAAGGACGTGGCCTTCCCCAAGCTGAACCTCCTGAGCTGGTACATTTTCATGACCGGCGGAACGCTCGGCGTCATCATCATTGTCATGGGCGGGCTGGACACCGGCTGGACCTTCTACACGCCGCTGAGCTCCTCCTACGCCAACACCCACGTGTTCCTGGCCGCCCTGCTCGTATTCATCACCGGCTTCTCCTCCATCCTGACCGGCCTGAACTTCCTCGTCACCATCCACAAGATGCGCGCCCCGGGCCTGACCTGGTTCCGGCTGCCCCTCTTCATCTGGGCGCAGTACGCCACGAGCGTCATCCAGATCCTCGGCACCCCCGTGCTGGCCATCACGGTGTTCCTCGTCGGCGTCGAGCGCATCTGGGGCGTCGGCATCTTCGATCCCGCCCTCGGCGGCGACCCGGTCCTCTTCCAGCACATGTTCTGGTTCTACTCGCACCCCGCCGTGTACATCATGATTCTCCCCGGCATGGGCGTCATCAGCGAGATCATCGCCTGCTTCTCGCGCAACCGGGTCTTCGGCTACGAGTTCATCGCGTTCTCCAGCGTGGCCATCGCCATCATCGGCTTCCTCGTCTGGGGCCACCACATGTACGTCAGCGGCCAGGCGATGTATTCGAGCCTGGTGTTCTCGCTGCTCACCATGCTGGTCGCGGTCCCCTCCGCCATCAAAATCTTCAACTGGACCGCCACCCTGTACAAGGGCAACGTCGTATGGGCCACCCCGATGCTCTACGCGATTGGCTTCATCGGCCTGTTCGCCATCGGCGGCGGAACCGGACTCTTCCTCGGGGCCACCGGCATGGACGTGCCCCTGCACGACACCTACTTCGTCGTGGCGCACTTCCACTACGTGATGGTGGGCGGCATGGTGATGGCCTACCTCGCCGGCCTGCATTTCTACTGGCCCAAAATGACCGGGAAGATGTACCCGCAGATCCCCGCGAGCCTGTGCGCCGTCCTCGTGTTCGTCGGGTTCAACTGCACCTTCTTCCCGCAGTTCCTGCTGGGCTGGCTGGGCATGCCGCGCCGCTACCACTCCTACCACCCGGACTTCCAGGTGCTCAACATCCTGTCCACGGCGGGCGCCAGCATCCTCGGCCTCGGCTTTATTATCCCCGGGTTCTACTTCGCCTGGTCGCTTTTCTTCGGCAAGGACTGCGGCAGCAACCCCTGGGGCGCCCGCGGCCTGGAATGGGAAGTGTGCACTTCGCCGCCCGACGCCCACAACTTTCATGAAACACCGGTCGTGACGCAGGAAGCCTACGCGTACACCGGGGAGGAGACCCTCAGTGTCTAGCGCACACGCCAACGCCGAACACAACCCGTATCTGGCGCACCACTTCGAGTCCATCGAACAGCAGGAGGAATCCTGCACGCTCGGAATGTGGCTGTTCCTCGCCCAGGAAGTCATGTTCTTCGGCGGGCTCTTCATGGCCTACGCCATCTACCGCTTCAAGTACTTCGACGCCTGGTTCGCCGGCAGCCAGTCCCTGAGCGTCTGGATCGGCGGCTTCAATACCGTCGTGCTCCTGTTCAGCAGTTTCACCATGGCCATGGGCGTGTACTATTGCCAGGTCGGCAACAGCAAGTGGCTGTTCCGCATGCTCGGCGCCACGCTCGGCCTCGGCATTGCCTTCGTGGTCATTAAGTGGTTCTTCGAGTACCAGCCCAAGATCGCCGAGGGCGTCTTCCCCGGCGCACTCTGGGGCCCCCACGGGCACTACGCCGATCTTGCGCAGGTCGCGAACCAGGGCGGCCTGCAGCTCTTCTTCGTGCTGTACTACATCATGACCGGCATGCACGCGCTCCACATGATCATCGGTTTCGGAATTCTGCTCGTGCTCATGTGGATGGCCAAGCGCGACAAGTTCGGCCCGCAGCGCTACATGCCCATCCTGTTCTTCGGCCTCTACTGGCACTTCGTCGATATCGTCTGGGTGTTTCTGTTCCCCATGTTCTACCTGGTGACCTGATCCAGCGCGCCAAGCAAGAAAGAGTTATTCGCCATGTCCGGACATCACCATATCGTTACCCCCAAGACCTACGGCGCCGTGCTCGTCGGCCTGATGGCGCTCATGATCGCCACCATCCTGGCCGCCCAGGTGCACATCGGGCCGGAAGATCAGCACCTCTATAACCTGGTGCTGGCCCTGGCCATCGCGTTCTGCAAGATGTCGCTCATCATCCTGTTCTTCATGCACGTGAAGTACAGCTCCAACATCACGCGCGTCTTCGCGGCCGCCGGCTTCCTGTGGCTCGTAATCTTCTTTGTACTGTTGTTTTGCGACTACGCCGCGCGCCAGTACGGCATGGATACGCCCATCACGACGAATCCCTATCTGGTGAACTGAAGCGCCCGCCGGGGCGTTACAATACTCTTGCCCGCGCGCCTGGAAATGGCGCGCGGGCTTTTTCTATCCTGATGGCGCGGCCATTACACGCGGAGGCCCTGTCTCGTCCCGCGTGTCGTATACCGGGAGGTCTTGTGCCAGTAAAGCGACGCGTAATTGGGAACCTGATGGCGCTCGTCTCGGCGCTGCTCCTCGTGAACGCCGCCTGCCGCCCGGCGCCCGCCGCCGCCATCCCCTGGCGCCCGTCGTATCCCCTCGCCTTCGAAGAGGCCCGCGAGCAGGGCCGGCCTCTGCTGCTCTATTTTCAAGCCGGCTGGTGCGGAATCTGCCGCGATGTCGAAGTCCGGGCGCTTACCAATCCCGAAGTCGCCGCCGCCGCCGCCGCCGCCGTGCCGGTTAAGATCGATATCGACCAGGAGCCAAGGATCGCCGAACGTTTCGGCGTGGACGCCATTCCGGCCTGGATAATTGTGCCGCCAGATGGCGCCGCGCCCGCGCGCCTCGGGGGCCGTGTGGAAGCGCGGGACTTGCTCGAATTCATTCGTCAAGCCGCCGGCGCCAGTGATCCCGTCCCGTGAACCAGTTCCCGCACCCGATCGCGCCGGAAGCGCTTCCCGCGCCGCCGCCCGGGGCCATCCACACCTGGCGATTCCCGCTGGATCTGCCGGAGAGCGTCCAACCCGGCCTGCGTGCCCTGCTCGACGATACCGAGCGCGCCCGCGCGGATCGCTTTTACCGGCGCATCCACGGGGACCGGTTTACCGCCGCGCGCGCCACGCTCCGGCGCGTGCTTGCGGCCTGTACCGGCGTTCCGCCCGTTGCGATTCGCTTCGGGGTTCAGGCGCGGGGAAAGCCGTACCTCATCGCGCCGGAGTCCGATATCCGGTTTAATCTGAGCCACTCCGGCGACCAGGGGATTATCGCCGTCGCGCGCGGGATAGAGGTGGGCGTGGATATCGAGGGCATTCGGGAGAACGATTCACTCCCCAAGATCGCGCGCCGATATTTCGCGCCGCCCGAATACGAAGCCCTGCAAGGCCTGCCGGAATCCGACCGGGAGGCCGCGTTCTACCAGTGCTGGACCGCCAAGGAGGCCCTCATCAAGGCCTGGGGTCTCGGGCTCCATGCGCCGCTGGACCGCTTCGCCGTGGAAGTGGCGCCGGGTCGAACCCGCCTGTGCGCCATGGACATCCCGGGTTTCGACCCCGCCGCCTGGGACGTCCAGGCCGTATCCGCCGGTGCGGGTTTCGCCGCCGCACTCGCCTGGGAAGG includes these proteins:
- a CDS encoding cbb3-type cytochrome c oxidase subunit I, which codes for MAQTADFPERDYERPAVHYLNWQQTVSSWLLSVDHKRIGILYLISISIFFLVGGAFASIFRIELLTPEGDLLQADTYNKFFTLHGVVMIFFFLIPSIPAVLGNFLIPLQIGAKDVAFPKLNLLSWYIFMTGGTLGVIIIVMGGLDTGWTFYTPLSSSYANTHVFLAALLVFITGFSSILTGLNFLVTIHKMRAPGLTWFRLPLFIWAQYATSVIQILGTPVLAITVFLVGVERIWGVGIFDPALGGDPVLFQHMFWFYSHPAVYIMILPGMGVISEIIACFSRNRVFGYEFIAFSSVAIAIIGFLVWGHHMYVSGQAMYSSLVFSLLTMLVAVPSAIKIFNWTATLYKGNVVWATPMLYAIGFIGLFAIGGGTGLFLGATGMDVPLHDTYFVVAHFHYVMVGGMVMAYLAGLHFYWPKMTGKMYPQIPASLCAVLVFVGFNCTFFPQFLLGWLGMPRRYHSYHPDFQVLNILSTAGASILGLGFIIPGFYFAWSLFFGKDCGSNPWGARGLEWEVCTSPPDAHNFHETPVVTQEAYAYTGEETLSV
- a CDS encoding 4'-phosphopantetheinyl transferase superfamily protein; its protein translation is MNQFPHPIAPEALPAPPPGAIHTWRFPLDLPESVQPGLRALLDDTERARADRFYRRIHGDRFTAARATLRRVLAACTGVPPVAIRFGVQARGKPYLIAPESDIRFNLSHSGDQGIIAVARGIEVGVDIEGIRENDSLPKIARRYFAPPEYEALQGLPESDREAAFYQCWTAKEALIKAWGLGLHAPLDRFAVEVAPGRTRLCAMDIPGFDPAAWDVQAVSAGAGFAAALAWEGPEVTIVSRCLDPSLRPM
- a CDS encoding thioredoxin family protein — translated: MPVKRRVIGNLMALVSALLLVNAACRPAPAAAIPWRPSYPLAFEEAREQGRPLLLYFQAGWCGICRDVEVRALTNPEVAAAAAAAVPVKIDIDQEPRIAERFGVDAIPAWIIVPPDGAAPARLGGRVEARDLLEFIRQAAGASDPVP
- a CDS encoding cytochrome C oxidase subunit IV family protein, producing the protein MSGHHHIVTPKTYGAVLVGLMALMIATILAAQVHIGPEDQHLYNLVLALAIAFCKMSLIILFFMHVKYSSNITRVFAAAGFLWLVIFFVLLFCDYAARQYGMDTPITTNPYLVN
- a CDS encoding cytochrome c oxidase subunit 3, with amino-acid sequence MWLFLAQEVMFFGGLFMAYAIYRFKYFDAWFAGSQSLSVWIGGFNTVVLLFSSFTMAMGVYYCQVGNSKWLFRMLGATLGLGIAFVVIKWFFEYQPKIAEGVFPGALWGPHGHYADLAQVANQGGLQLFFVLYYIMTGMHALHMIIGFGILLVLMWMAKRDKFGPQRYMPILFFGLYWHFVDIVWVFLFPMFYLVT